Genomic window (Thermogemmatispora onikobensis):
AATTACCATCGTCTGAGCAGGCGCGACTGCGCTCCGCTCCTCTCGCCAGAGGTCAGCTATCTGTCCCTGTCCCACCCAGCCCGGACCGGGCAAGAGATCCGATCTGCTCGCGGAGACCTTTACCAGTGCATGAGGCTCTGGCTGGAGCGGAGACGGCTCTGGTTGCTGACCTGATGGGCGCCAGGACAGGACGAGGACGAGGTCGCGGCGATCTGTTGAGAAGAAGTATCTGCCCGTCAGTCACTGCGGTCGATTACCACGAGGAGGGCTTTTTGTCATGCCGAAAAAACACGGAAAGAAATATCTTGAAGCTTTGAACTTGCTTGAGCCGGGAAAGCTCTACCAGCCCCAGGAAGCTATTCCCCTGCTCAAGAAGATGAGCTACGTCAAGTTTGATCCGACCCTTGAGGTTCATATGCGCCTCGGGGTTGACCCACGACACGCCGATCAGATGGTGCGCGGCGTGGCCTTGCTGCCAGCGGGTACCGGCAAGGATGTCAAGGTCCTGGTCTTTGCCCAGGGCGAGAAAGCTCGCGAAGCCGAGGCCGCTGGGGCTGACTTTGTCGGCCTCGATGACTTGATCAAGCAAATTGAAAATGACTGGCTGGGCTTCGATGTGGCGATCGCAACCCCGGATGTCATGCCGAGGATCGGTCGTCTCGGTAGAAA
Coding sequences:
- the rplA gene encoding 50S ribosomal protein L1, which translates into the protein MPKKHGKKYLEALNLLEPGKLYQPQEAIPLLKKMSYVKFDPTLEVHMRLGVDPRHADQMVRGVALLPAGTGKDVKVLVFAQGEKAREAEAAGADFVGLDDLIKQIENDWLGFDVAIATPDVMPRIGRLGRKLGPRGLMPNPKTGTVTMDVARAVREAKAGRVEFRVDRTGLLHVPAGKLSFSDEALLSNLAAILDAVMRAKPASSKGAYIRNIVLASTMSPGVPLDLQSALSLRA